One stretch of Zingiber officinale cultivar Zhangliang chromosome 6B, Zo_v1.1, whole genome shotgun sequence DNA includes these proteins:
- the LOC121990875 gene encoding myb-related protein B-like, which produces MDVRSESPASKKVHWTEAEDAILFDYVKHHGEGKWNAVAKATGLARCGKSCRHRWLNHLKPNLKKGPITPEEEHLIIQLQAQMGNKWARIVKHLPGRTDNEIKNFWNCKMKKFKSRGVGVVPLPSPPPVWDPSNVQQQQPPLVDSSLLQLVALESRAPNVPVHGVPVPPSMPDIVGHYLHPGAIGEVMEIAVAMLQSRGITIPNSLPRVPAPSPSQMMAIVNVDPQASWPTMPVANVDPLSPLQLPMPIVSVGDPAPFPSPMMSMANVDPQDPWDVDPQASWPSLPVANVDPLSPLQLPMPIVSVGDPAPFPSPMMSMANVDPQDPWALLPTMTMDNVDPLAPLQLPIASVGDPAPLPSPMMSMVNVDPQASWASLPTMTMANVDPLAPPQLPIASVGDPAPLPSPMMSMVNVDPQASWASLPTMTMANVDLLAPPQLPVVSVDDPAPLMSMANVDPQAPWASLPTMTMDNVGDPAPLPSPMMSVVNVDPQAPWTQLPMMSMVNADPLPPSQFPMAGVDHPTPPSLSMTPTVGVDPSLDLGVDFDFDFDMDMMQSALESLG; this is translated from the exons ATGGACGTGCGGTCGGAATCTCCGGCATCGAAAAAGGTACACTGGACGGAGGCAGAAGACGCCATTCTATTTGACTACGTCAAGCATCACGGCGAAGGAAAGTGGAACGCCGTCGCCAAAGCCACCGGACTCGCTCGATGCGGCAAAAGCTGCCGCCACCGGTGGCTCAATCATCTGAAGCCGAACCTCAAGAAAGGTCCGATTACACCTGAAGAAGAGCATTTGATCATCCAACTCCAAGCCCAGATGGGCAATAAATGGGCTCGCATCGTCAAACAC TTGCCTGGTCGCACTGATAATGAGATCAAAAATTTCTGGAACTGCAAGATGAAGAAATTTAAATCTCGCGGGGTTGGTGTTGTTCCCCTTCCTTCGCCACCTCCAGTTTGGGATCCTTCGAATGTCCAGCAGCAGCAGCCGCCATTGGTGGACTCGTCTCTTCTCCAACTTGTAGCTCTCGAATCCAGGGCTCCTAACGTTCCCGTGCACGGTGTGCCTGTGCCGCCGTCGATGCCTGATATTGTTGGTCATTATTTGCATCCTGGGGCTATCGGAGAAGTCATGGAGATCGCAGTAGCGATGTTGCAGAGCAGGGGAATTACAATTCCTAATTCTCTTCCACGAGTTCCAGCTCCTTCGCCGTCGCAGATGATGGCCATAGTCAACGTGGATCCTCAAGCTTCTTGGCCGACGATGCCCGTGGCTAATGTCGATCCTCTATCTCCTCTACAGTTGCCCATGCCCATAGTCAGTGTGGGTGATCCAGCTCCTTTCCCGTCGCCGATGATGTCCATGGCTAACGTGGATCCTCAAGATCCTTGGGATGTGGATCCTCAAGCTTCTTGGCCGTCGTTGCCCGTGGCTAATGTCGATCCTCTATCTCCTCTACAGTTGCCCATGCCCATAGTCAGTGTGGGTGATCCAGCTCCTTTCCCGTCGCCGATGATGTCCATGGCTAACGTGGatcctcaagatccttgggcgtTGTTGCCGACGATGACCATGGACAATGTGGATcctctagctcctctgcagtTGCCCATAGCCAGTGTGGGTGATCCAGCTCCTTTGCCGTCGCCGATGATGTCCATGGTCAACGTGGATCCTCAAGCTTCTTGGGCGTCGTTGCCGACGATGACAATGGCCAATGTGGATCCTCTAGCTCCTCCGCAGTTGCCCATAGCCAGTGTGGGTGATCCAGCTCCTTTGCCGTCGCCGATGATGTCCATGGTCAACGTGGATCCTCAAGCTTCTTGGGCGTCGTTGCCGACGATGACAATGGCCAATGTGGATCTTCTAGCTCCTCCGCAGTTGCCCGTAGTCAGTGTGGATGATCCAGCTCCTTTGATGTCCATGGCTAACGTGGATCCTCAAGCTCCATGGGCGTCGTTGCCGACGATGACCATGGACAATGTGGGTGATCCAGCTCCTTTGCCGTCGCCGATGATGTCCGTAGTCAACGTGGATCCGCAAGCTCCTTGGACGCAGTTGCCGATGATGTCAATGGTCAATGCAGATCCTCTGCCTCCTTCGCAGTTTCCCATGGCCGGCGTGGATCATCCAACTCCTCCGTCGCTGTCGATGACTCCTACAGTTGGCGTGGATCCTTCGTTGGATCTTGGCgtcgattttgattttgatttcgaTATGGACATGATGCAGTCAGCTCTAGAGTCTCTAGGTTAG